One Candidatus Eremiobacteraceae bacterium genomic region harbors:
- a CDS encoding tryptophan 2,3-dioxygenase family protein, protein MTRDSDGNWWTFTIDKDVRADNVKSRFTGEMDVNPELPGGFHRLDYHDYLGLDRLLACQRPSSRIPDERAFIVTHQLMEIVFKLVVFDLAVVAATLQDVSSSDQTAAAVIEGRGADDAWRPALTAAARISFACRELLPSTMRILSDPSDADETFNSIEFHRFRQNLEPASGFQSAQFRLIQRALGKANLLSVRLFPARTYRQFYGDVAGDTVRVDDPVILREDSTVASPSPGDPLERVARLEESANAALEQVARVAGASPDASGPDVIDDQDVKRAVTLLERILSRGRGGARTTGSASAVQFAEDLSAAAARENARRNGLQLARAGAHILRKRAPASPLHDILSRLSAADEALHGTAHDSFLSVHLRVTRERLRQIRAYAAKSGEPEPSIGTGGGGIEYLGWSQRYLIPLFPALVAFRELGD, encoded by the coding sequence ATGACGCGCGACAGCGACGGTAACTGGTGGACGTTCACCATCGATAAAGATGTCCGGGCGGACAACGTGAAAAGCCGCTTTACGGGCGAAATGGACGTCAATCCTGAATTGCCCGGTGGTTTTCACCGCCTCGACTATCACGATTACCTCGGCCTCGATAGACTGCTTGCCTGTCAGCGACCTAGCTCGCGGATTCCCGACGAGCGCGCGTTCATCGTGACGCATCAGCTCATGGAGATCGTCTTCAAGCTCGTCGTTTTCGATTTGGCCGTCGTGGCAGCGACGCTCCAAGACGTCTCTTCTTCGGACCAGACGGCCGCTGCGGTCATCGAAGGTCGCGGAGCAGACGACGCGTGGCGCCCCGCGCTCACGGCAGCCGCTCGCATCTCTTTCGCTTGCCGAGAGCTTCTGCCGTCTACGATGCGCATTTTGTCGGACCCGAGCGACGCCGATGAAACGTTCAACAGCATCGAGTTCCACCGGTTCCGACAAAACCTCGAACCCGCGAGCGGGTTCCAATCCGCGCAGTTCCGGCTCATCCAGCGGGCGCTCGGCAAAGCGAATCTCTTGTCGGTTCGACTATTTCCGGCCCGTACGTATCGACAGTTCTACGGCGACGTCGCCGGCGACACCGTCAGGGTCGACGATCCCGTGATCCTGCGAGAGGATTCAACGGTCGCGTCGCCGTCACCAGGCGACCCGCTCGAACGAGTGGCTCGGCTTGAAGAATCCGCCAACGCCGCCTTGGAGCAGGTGGCCCGCGTCGCCGGCGCATCGCCCGACGCAAGCGGTCCTGATGTCATCGACGATCAGGACGTCAAACGCGCCGTGACGCTGCTCGAACGCATCCTTTCAAGAGGAAGAGGCGGTGCGCGAACGACCGGCTCCGCGTCGGCGGTCCAGTTCGCCGAAGACCTTTCCGCGGCCGCGGCGCGCGAGAACGCCCGTCGCAACGGACTTCAACTCGCACGTGCCGGCGCCCACATCTTGCGCAAGCGCGCGCCCGCGTCGCCGCTCCACGATATTCTCTCGCGCCTCAGCGCGGCCGACGAAGCGCTTCACGGCACGGCGCACGACAGTTTTCTTTCGGTCCACCTGCGCGTGACGCGCGAGCGGTTGCGCCAGATCCGCGCCTATGCGGCGAAATCTGGCGAACCCGAGCCGTCGATCGGCACGGGCGGCGGCGGCATCGAGTATCTCGGATGGTCGCAGCGCTACTTGATCCCGCTCTTCCCGGCGCTCGTCGCCTTCCGCGAACTCGGCGACTGA
- a CDS encoding S53 family peptidase, with amino-acid sequence MFRLGIVTAAVVCLFASSAMQASASATDGIAAGVPHFARTAVYLGRANPNMPVRLVVHLAYPRPKDVDSFLHVVNDPSSPVYGRYLTPAQFAAAFAPSPQAYAHAMATLENAGFRVIGTYADRKAIDVSADVRHAQAFFGTSIGMFRFGRSATYANITPARIPTALRGTVMAVSGFNNFTRLHNHLTGRYRSSGGLSPSGTNPGPYGPTDIQTAYNESIHVNPAINGDAPNGNHATIAIETAFDYQDSDLTGFWTMGGVTRAPGAYVFRVLVDNSTGQGIFNADESEETTADVEQSSSNASGANVLVYEGVDNLLSTFDDVYLAVVNDKRVDVVTTSWGLCEIDEDINEVLADNDLFKQGAAEGQTMFAASGDNGSKDCQDSTNQNTVTGVDFPSSSPWVGAAGGTSMLLNSDDSINTDTGWSGSGGGISVIFPLPSYQTSVPTLGSTSGRNSPDAALLADNTTGYTFYYVGSGTLLKIGGTSIVAPNLAADYAQYAGYYNKRLGLAQSGLYAMFPKRTYPGKVFYDILTGSNGDYNAHAGFDNVTGTGSFNGYLYMTKVLPHAGNTPL; translated from the coding sequence ATGTTTCGCTTGGGAATCGTGACGGCGGCGGTGGTCTGCTTATTCGCCTCGAGTGCGATGCAGGCGTCGGCGTCTGCGACTGACGGCATCGCGGCGGGCGTTCCGCATTTCGCGAGGACCGCGGTCTATTTGGGCCGAGCCAACCCGAACATGCCGGTCCGGCTCGTCGTCCATCTCGCCTATCCAAGACCGAAGGACGTCGACTCATTCCTACACGTCGTGAATGATCCGTCGTCACCCGTCTACGGCCGCTACCTCACTCCGGCACAATTCGCAGCCGCGTTCGCGCCGTCACCGCAGGCGTACGCACACGCGATGGCCACGCTCGAAAACGCAGGCTTCCGCGTCATCGGCACGTACGCCGACCGGAAGGCCATCGACGTATCGGCTGACGTCCGGCATGCGCAAGCCTTCTTTGGAACATCGATCGGCATGTTCCGGTTCGGGCGATCGGCGACGTACGCGAATATCACGCCGGCTCGCATACCGACGGCGCTTCGCGGCACGGTCATGGCGGTGAGCGGCTTCAACAACTTCACGCGCCTTCACAACCACCTTACCGGAAGGTATCGCTCGTCAGGTGGGCTGAGCCCGAGCGGCACCAACCCCGGACCCTACGGACCGACGGACATCCAGACCGCGTACAACGAGTCGATCCACGTCAATCCGGCGATCAACGGCGATGCGCCGAACGGCAACCACGCGACGATCGCGATCGAAACCGCTTTCGACTATCAGGACAGCGATCTCACCGGCTTCTGGACGATGGGCGGCGTGACGCGAGCGCCGGGCGCGTACGTCTTTCGCGTGCTCGTCGATAACTCGACCGGGCAGGGCATCTTCAACGCCGACGAGAGCGAAGAGACGACGGCCGACGTCGAACAATCGTCGTCGAACGCGAGCGGCGCGAACGTCCTCGTCTACGAAGGCGTCGACAACCTCTTGTCGACGTTCGACGATGTCTACCTCGCCGTCGTGAACGACAAGCGCGTCGACGTCGTGACGACGTCGTGGGGGCTCTGCGAGATCGACGAAGACATCAATGAAGTGCTCGCGGATAACGATCTCTTCAAGCAAGGCGCCGCGGAAGGGCAGACGATGTTCGCGGCATCGGGCGACAACGGCTCGAAGGACTGCCAGGACTCGACCAACCAGAACACGGTGACGGGCGTCGACTTCCCATCGAGCTCGCCGTGGGTCGGCGCGGCCGGCGGCACGTCGATGCTATTGAACTCCGACGACTCGATCAACACGGACACCGGCTGGTCGGGCAGCGGCGGCGGGATCTCGGTCATCTTCCCGTTGCCGTCCTATCAGACGTCGGTGCCGACGCTCGGAAGCACGAGCGGCCGCAATTCGCCCGACGCGGCGCTGCTCGCCGACAACACGACCGGCTACACGTTCTACTACGTCGGTTCGGGCACGCTGCTGAAGATCGGCGGTACGAGCATCGTCGCACCGAACTTGGCCGCCGACTACGCACAGTACGCCGGCTACTACAACAAGCGTCTCGGCCTCGCGCAGTCCGGATTGTACGCGATGTTCCCGAAGCGCACGTATCCGGGAAAGGTCTTCTACGATATCCTGACAGGCAGCAACGGCGACTACAACGCGCACGCGGGGTTCGACAACGTGACCGGCACGGGGTCGTTCAACGGATACCTGTACATGACGAAGGTGCTGCCGCACGCCGGCAACACCCCCCTCTGA
- the thiC gene encoding phosphomethylpyrimidine synthase ThiC codes for MATTLQPPVRGTHASSHKVYVDGSDGIRVPMRQIHLTDGSDFRVYDTSGPYTDPGLECDPHQGIAPLRASWIEGRGDVERLTQPTSAYRREREAKTELDSIRFAHSRTPLRAKDGRNVTQLHYARRGEITPEMEFIALREGVEPSFVRDEVARGRAIIPANINHPESEPMIIGRNFLVKINANIGNSAVSSTIEAEVEKMTWATRWGADTVMDLSTGKHIHETREWILRNSPVPIGTGPIYQALEKVDGKVEKLSWEIFRDTLVEQAEQGVDYFTIHAGVLLRYVPLTANRITGIVSRGGSILAQWCLLHHEENFLYTHFEDICEIMKAYDVCFSLGDGLRPGCTADANDAAQFGELDTLGQLTKIAWRHDVQTMIEGPGHVQMHLIKENMERQLAACDEAPFYTLGPLVTDIAPGYDHITSAIGAAMIGWFGTAMLCYVTPKEHLGLPDKQDVKDGVIAYKIAAHAADLAKGHPTAHHWDDVLSKARFEFRWEDQFALSLDPETARAFHDETLPAQGAKVAHFCSMCGPHFCSMRITQDVRDYAKQLEIDAGLKAKAEEYREWSDSSRNR; via the coding sequence ATGGCTACCACACTTCAGCCGCCGGTCCGCGGCACGCACGCATCAAGCCACAAGGTCTACGTCGACGGTTCGGACGGCATCCGAGTGCCGATGCGGCAGATCCACCTGACCGATGGCTCGGACTTCCGCGTCTACGACACGAGCGGACCGTACACGGATCCCGGCCTCGAATGCGATCCGCATCAGGGTATCGCGCCCCTGCGCGCCTCTTGGATCGAAGGTCGCGGCGACGTCGAGCGCTTGACGCAGCCGACGTCCGCATATCGTCGCGAGCGCGAGGCGAAAACCGAGCTCGACTCGATCCGCTTCGCGCACTCGCGGACCCCGCTGCGTGCAAAAGACGGGCGCAACGTCACACAGCTCCACTACGCGCGTCGCGGCGAGATCACGCCGGAAATGGAGTTCATCGCGTTGCGCGAGGGCGTCGAGCCGTCCTTCGTCCGCGATGAAGTCGCGCGCGGCCGCGCGATCATCCCGGCGAACATCAACCATCCGGAAAGCGAGCCGATGATCATCGGCCGCAACTTCCTCGTCAAGATCAACGCGAACATCGGCAACTCGGCGGTCTCGTCGACGATCGAAGCGGAAGTCGAGAAGATGACGTGGGCGACGCGCTGGGGCGCGGATACGGTCATGGATCTCTCGACCGGCAAGCACATCCATGAGACGCGCGAATGGATCTTACGCAATTCGCCCGTGCCGATCGGCACCGGGCCGATCTATCAGGCGCTCGAGAAGGTCGACGGCAAGGTCGAGAAGCTTTCGTGGGAGATATTCCGCGACACGCTCGTCGAGCAGGCCGAACAAGGCGTCGACTACTTCACGATCCATGCCGGCGTGTTGCTGCGCTACGTGCCGCTCACGGCGAACCGTATCACCGGCATCGTGTCGCGCGGTGGGTCGATCCTCGCGCAGTGGTGCCTCTTGCACCACGAAGAGAACTTCTTGTACACGCACTTCGAAGACATCTGCGAGATCATGAAGGCGTACGACGTCTGCTTCTCGCTCGGCGACGGGCTGCGGCCCGGTTGCACGGCCGACGCGAACGACGCGGCGCAGTTCGGCGAACTCGACACGCTCGGCCAATTGACGAAGATCGCCTGGCGCCACGACGTGCAGACGATGATCGAAGGCCCCGGCCACGTCCAGATGCACCTCATCAAGGAGAACATGGAGCGCCAGCTCGCCGCGTGCGACGAGGCGCCGTTCTACACGCTCGGCCCGCTCGTCACCGATATCGCGCCCGGCTACGACCATATCACGAGTGCGATCGGTGCGGCGATGATCGGCTGGTTCGGCACGGCGATGCTGTGCTACGTCACGCCGAAAGAACACTTGGGATTGCCCGACAAGCAAGACGTGAAAGACGGCGTCATCGCCTACAAGATCGCCGCGCACGCTGCCGACCTCGCGAAGGGTCATCCGACCGCGCACCACTGGGATGATGTCCTCTCGAAGGCGCGGTTCGAGTTCCGGTGGGAGGATCAGTTCGCGCTATCGCTCGATCCCGAGACAGCGCGCGCCTTCCACGACGAGACGCTGCCGGCACAGGGCGCGAAGGTCGCGCACTTCTGCTCGATGTGCGGTCCGCATTTCTGCTCGATGCGCATCACGCAAGACGTCCGCGACTACGCGAAGCAACTCGAGATCGACGCGGGGCTCAAAGCAAAAGCAGAAGAGTACCGTGAGTGGTCCGACTCATCGCGAAATCGATAA
- a CDS encoding 4a-hydroxytetrahydrobiopterin dehydratase, with the protein MSGLAERDCIPCKGGVPPLGADAIKFLLAEVDGWRSVDDHHLTKTYKFKDFAGALAFVDRVGAMAEQQWHHPDVYLAWGTVRIDIWTHKINGLTESDFVFAAKCDALFA; encoded by the coding sequence ATGAGCGGCCTCGCAGAGCGCGATTGCATCCCGTGCAAAGGCGGCGTGCCGCCTTTGGGCGCGGACGCGATCAAATTTCTGCTCGCGGAAGTCGACGGCTGGCGATCCGTCGACGACCATCACCTCACGAAGACGTACAAGTTCAAGGACTTCGCCGGGGCGCTCGCTTTCGTCGATCGCGTCGGTGCCATGGCCGAACAGCAGTGGCATCATCCCGACGTCTACTTGGCGTGGGGCACGGTCCGTATCGACATCTGGACGCACAAGATCAACGGCTTGACGGAGAGCGATTTCGTCTTCGCGGCGAAATGCGACGCTTTGTTCGCCTGA
- a CDS encoding cytochrome b N-terminal domain-containing protein, giving the protein MIQNVLTWLDQRTGFVTLTKDFLTEDVPGGVSYWYTFGSATLIALVIQIVTGIFLTFYYSPSATTAWASTKFIYENVTLGQFVISLHYWGASAMIVLMTMHLLQTLVWGAYKKPREMQWIVGVLLFFTTLAMGLTGYLLPWDLDAYFATQVSINIAGTVPVIGTAIANFLQDGSTMGTLTIGRFYGLHVWLTPILILLLVGAHLAIFRHNGAAGPPVDEKPKKVGQFFPDQIFMDTVVAFIMFGIIALLAWHSPAPLLAQADPNDAQFVPTPAWYFYSLYGILNASPPSMELVATVILPGLAVLVLLALPWIDRNPSRKWGTRYLLFGITAFVFANIVYMSWFGAKVIGERQAASGFHGLTPVEGAGASPATPAPAGGAAVANAAGQQVFTTNCVSCHGATGGGTPNVAPALANNPFVSGDAKAVILTVANGMHGQPAMGTSYGSMAMPAWKGILTPDQIAQVISYIRGSWGNSGSPVTTAQVRAALGGKAAPPKKTPKK; this is encoded by the coding sequence ATGATCCAGAACGTTCTGACCTGGCTCGATCAGCGGACGGGTTTCGTCACGCTGACGAAAGACTTCCTCACGGAAGACGTGCCGGGAGGCGTCAGCTACTGGTACACGTTCGGAAGCGCCACGCTTATCGCGCTCGTCATCCAGATCGTCACCGGCATCTTCCTCACGTTCTACTATTCGCCGTCGGCGACGACCGCGTGGGCGTCGACGAAATTCATCTACGAGAACGTGACGCTCGGTCAGTTCGTCATCAGCCTCCACTACTGGGGCGCATCGGCGATGATCGTCCTCATGACGATGCACCTGCTCCAGACGCTCGTGTGGGGCGCGTACAAGAAGCCGCGCGAGATGCAGTGGATCGTCGGCGTCTTGTTGTTCTTCACGACGCTAGCGATGGGGCTCACCGGCTACCTGCTGCCGTGGGACCTCGACGCGTACTTCGCGACCCAAGTATCGATCAACATCGCCGGCACCGTGCCCGTCATCGGGACGGCCATCGCGAACTTCCTCCAAGATGGTTCGACGATGGGTACGCTGACGATCGGCCGCTTCTACGGCCTGCACGTCTGGCTGACGCCGATCCTCATCTTGTTGCTCGTCGGCGCGCACCTCGCGATCTTCCGGCACAACGGCGCGGCGGGCCCGCCGGTCGACGAGAAGCCGAAGAAAGTCGGACAGTTCTTCCCCGACCAGATATTCATGGATACGGTCGTCGCGTTCATCATGTTCGGCATCATCGCGCTGCTCGCATGGCACTCGCCGGCACCGCTGCTCGCGCAGGCCGATCCGAACGACGCGCAGTTCGTGCCGACGCCCGCCTGGTATTTCTACTCGCTGTACGGCATCCTCAACGCCTCGCCGCCGAGCATGGAGCTCGTCGCGACCGTCATCCTGCCGGGTCTCGCGGTCCTCGTGTTGCTCGCGTTGCCGTGGATCGACCGCAATCCGAGCAGGAAATGGGGCACGCGTTATCTCCTGTTCGGCATCACGGCGTTCGTCTTTGCGAACATCGTCTACATGAGCTGGTTCGGCGCGAAGGTCATCGGCGAGCGGCAAGCCGCGAGCGGCTTCCACGGATTGACGCCGGTCGAAGGCGCCGGCGCTTCCCCGGCGACGCCCGCACCGGCGGGCGGCGCTGCCGTCGCAAACGCGGCTGGACAGCAAGTCTTCACGACGAATTGCGTCAGCTGCCACGGTGCGACCGGCGGTGGAACGCCGAACGTCGCGCCAGCCCTGGCCAACAATCCGTTCGTTTCGGGCGATGCGAAAGCAGTCATCTTGACGGTCGCCAATGGCATGCACGGACAGCCGGCGATGGGCACGAGCTACGGCTCCATGGCGATGCCGGCTTGGAAAGGCATCTTGACCCCCGATCAGATCGCGCAAGTCATAAGCTACATCCGCGGATCGTGGGGCAATAGCGGCAGTCCGGTGACGACGGCGCAGGTCCGAGCCGCTCTCGGCGGCAAGGCCGCCCCGCCGAAGAAGACACCGAAAAAGTAG
- a CDS encoding ubiquinol-cytochrome c reductase iron-sulfur subunit, which yields MTSSQSAQDPGTPEEISRRTFMAGATVVLGGIVGVGVAIPAILSLVPTEAIIAGSKGQWPLDASDLKQLEASAETPVQIHFTHHVKDGYIETDEPEYVWGMKLGPDGMAKLQAARPDLPDLKVVAEGISPYPAVVMGFMMFSSICPHLGCKPLWQKDLQKFACPCHGSQFTKYGEHVAGPAPRGLDPLPIEEKSGIAKITWIRYKQGEPTRIVVSYS from the coding sequence GTGACGAGCAGCCAGAGCGCGCAGGATCCCGGCACCCCTGAAGAGATCAGCCGCAGGACATTTATGGCCGGCGCTACCGTCGTGCTCGGCGGCATCGTCGGTGTCGGCGTCGCGATTCCCGCGATCTTGTCGCTCGTGCCGACCGAGGCGATCATCGCTGGCTCCAAGGGGCAGTGGCCGCTCGACGCCTCCGATCTGAAGCAGCTCGAGGCGAGCGCGGAGACCCCGGTCCAGATCCACTTCACGCACCACGTCAAGGACGGCTACATCGAAACGGACGAGCCCGAATACGTGTGGGGCATGAAGCTCGGTCCTGACGGGATGGCAAAACTGCAGGCGGCGCGTCCGGACCTTCCCGATCTAAAAGTCGTGGCGGAGGGCATCTCGCCGTACCCCGCCGTCGTCATGGGCTTCATGATGTTCAGTTCGATCTGCCCACATCTCGGTTGCAAACCTCTTTGGCAAAAAGACCTCCAAAAATTTGCCTGTCCATGCCACGGCTCGCAGTTCACGAAATACGGCGAGCACGTCGCCGGTCCGGCGCCGCGCGGTCTCGACCCGCTCCCGATCGAGGAGAAGAGCGGCATCGCCAAGATCACCTGGATCCGCTACAAACAGGGTGAGCCGACGCGTATCGTCGTCTCCTACTCGTAA
- a CDS encoding cyclopropane-fatty-acyl-phospholipid synthase family protein, translated as MMRPDLTHGSFSAKRADTDAVDVARSMLRIMLEGHTDRLGAELADGTTLYACEGAPRAVIIARHLGALRALALGPESASAARTVIEGDLDVRGEVEFAIAQVERLSRELRARDAAAIVSMALRLPPSLSDRTNGRTRRAYRARGRKHSLDRDKAAIAYHYDVSNEFYELWLDRELVYSCAYFKDGSHSLDDAQLAKLDHICRKLRLRAGERLVDVGCGWGSLVRFAAREYGAKAVGITLSRRQAEYARKRIEAEGLTDRCEVELLDYRELDKLGPFDKAASVGMVEHVGIDMLPSYFRAVHGALVPGGLFLNHGITSQRVRPSGLAALVERFAPKRSTFIERYVFPDGDLPRIDQIAVAAEEAGFEVSDVENLREHYALTLREWVRRLEANEARARATVGDETYNVWRFYMAGSAHGFSVGRMGLGQTLLAKRLPDGSVRVPPTREDIYRR; from the coding sequence ATGATGAGGCCCGACCTCACACACGGATCGTTTAGCGCTAAGCGCGCCGACACCGACGCCGTCGACGTCGCGCGATCGATGTTGCGCATCATGCTTGAGGGCCACACCGATCGGCTCGGCGCCGAGCTCGCCGACGGGACGACGCTCTACGCGTGCGAAGGTGCGCCGCGCGCGGTCATCATCGCGCGTCATCTGGGAGCGCTTCGCGCGCTCGCCCTCGGCCCCGAGAGCGCGTCCGCGGCCCGCACCGTCATCGAAGGCGACCTCGATGTCCGGGGTGAGGTCGAATTTGCGATCGCGCAGGTCGAGCGTCTTTCGCGCGAGCTACGAGCGCGCGATGCGGCTGCTATCGTGTCGATGGCGCTTCGCTTGCCGCCCTCGTTAAGCGATCGCACGAATGGCCGTACGCGTCGCGCCTACCGCGCGCGCGGTCGCAAACACTCGCTCGATCGCGACAAAGCGGCGATCGCGTACCACTACGACGTCTCGAACGAATTCTACGAATTGTGGCTCGACCGCGAACTCGTCTATTCGTGCGCGTATTTCAAGGACGGTTCGCACTCGCTCGACGACGCGCAGCTCGCAAAACTCGACCACATCTGCCGCAAGCTGCGACTACGTGCCGGGGAGCGGCTCGTCGACGTCGGATGCGGCTGGGGGAGTCTCGTCCGTTTCGCGGCGCGCGAGTACGGTGCCAAAGCGGTGGGGATCACGCTCAGCCGTCGGCAAGCGGAATACGCGCGCAAGCGAATCGAGGCCGAGGGGTTGACCGATCGCTGCGAGGTCGAGCTGCTCGACTATCGCGAACTTGACAAGCTCGGACCGTTCGACAAAGCAGCGAGCGTCGGGATGGTCGAGCACGTCGGGATCGACATGTTGCCGAGCTACTTCCGAGCGGTCCACGGAGCGCTCGTGCCCGGCGGCTTGTTCCTCAATCACGGCATCACGTCGCAGCGCGTTCGGCCGAGCGGGCTCGCCGCTCTTGTCGAGCGGTTCGCGCCGAAACGTTCGACTTTCATCGAGCGCTACGTCTTCCCCGACGGCGACCTGCCTCGCATCGATCAGATAGCCGTCGCCGCGGAGGAGGCCGGCTTTGAGGTGAGCGACGTCGAGAACTTGCGCGAGCACTACGCGCTCACGTTGCGCGAGTGGGTGCGCCGGCTCGAAGCGAACGAAGCGCGGGCGCGCGCGACCGTCGGCGACGAGACGTACAACGTCTGGCGCTTCTACATGGCCGGCTCCGCGCACGGCTTTTCGGTGGGGCGCATGGGACTGGGCCAGACGCTCCTAGCGAAGCGTCTGCCCGACGGGAGCGTCCGCGTGCCGCCGACGCGCGAGGACATTTACCGCCGCTAG
- a CDS encoding DMT family transporter codes for MGVIIALAAAAVYGAGDFFGGLATKRDSVLTVVPLTGLFGLATALLAVPLLSPGPPSARDLELGALVGVFGGVAIACLYRGLAIGSMSVVAPITAVIAAVVPVGYGFVIGERPSTIAIIGIVLAIGAVALISSSSHEDVSGQAEPRRAGLVEAFAAGIGFGLLYVILSQTSRGMWPLVAARVVSVASVGAVALALGRFTVPAPKSIRTMAWSGVLDMGGNVLYLLSLRYTFISVAAVITSLYPASTVMLARMVLGERLGRLQWLGVGCAAIGISLIARG; via the coding sequence TTGGGCGTCATCATCGCACTCGCTGCCGCGGCGGTGTACGGTGCGGGCGACTTCTTCGGCGGCCTAGCCACAAAGCGTGACTCGGTCCTCACCGTCGTGCCGCTCACCGGTCTGTTCGGTCTTGCGACGGCGCTCCTCGCCGTGCCGTTGCTCAGCCCCGGACCGCCGAGCGCGCGTGATCTCGAACTCGGCGCGCTCGTCGGTGTGTTCGGCGGCGTCGCGATCGCGTGTCTTTATCGCGGGCTAGCGATCGGCAGCATGAGCGTCGTTGCGCCCATCACCGCCGTCATCGCCGCGGTCGTCCCCGTCGGTTATGGGTTCGTCATCGGCGAACGGCCGTCGACGATCGCCATCATCGGCATCGTCCTCGCGATCGGCGCCGTGGCGCTCATCTCCTCGTCGTCGCATGAGGACGTCAGTGGACAAGCCGAGCCGCGACGCGCCGGGCTCGTGGAAGCGTTCGCCGCGGGCATCGGCTTCGGTCTGCTCTACGTCATCCTGTCGCAGACGTCGCGCGGGATGTGGCCGCTGGTGGCAGCTCGTGTCGTCTCGGTCGCTTCGGTTGGCGCCGTCGCGCTCGCGTTGGGGCGCTTCACCGTCCCGGCGCCGAAGTCAATCAGGACGATGGCGTGGAGCGGGGTGCTCGACATGGGCGGCAACGTCTTGTACCTGTTGTCGCTCCGCTACACGTTCATCTCCGTCGCTGCGGTCATAACGTCGCTCTATCCGGCGAGCACCGTCATGCTCGCCCGCATGGTCCTCGGCGAGAGGCTCGGCCGGCTCCAGTGGCTCGGCGTCGGCTGCGCGGCCATCGGCATCTCGCTCATCGCCCGCGGCTAG
- a CDS encoding VOC family protein, giving the protein MYKGLAFIAYSVKDVPGAIKFYRDVVGLTPGDMFTDFWAEFDVGESTFGIGNGESIGIKAGSQGSAAFEVDDVDAEHDRLKKLGVEIGDVFDNPMCRACFVTDPEGNRFALHQRKS; this is encoded by the coding sequence ATGTATAAAGGATTGGCGTTCATCGCATACTCGGTCAAAGACGTGCCGGGTGCGATCAAGTTCTACCGCGATGTCGTCGGCTTGACTCCCGGCGACATGTTCACCGACTTCTGGGCCGAATTCGACGTCGGCGAATCGACCTTCGGGATCGGCAACGGCGAGTCGATCGGCATCAAAGCGGGCTCTCAGGGCAGCGCGGCCTTCGAAGTCGATGATGTCGATGCGGAGCACGATCGTCTGAAGAAACTGGGCGTCGAGATCGGCGACGTCTTCGACAATCCGATGTGCCGGGCGTGCTTCGTCACCGATCCGGAAGGGAACCGCTTCGCACTCCACCAGCGCAAGAGCTGA